In Limnobaculum parvum, one DNA window encodes the following:
- the sbcD gene encoding exonuclease subunit SbcD — MRIIHTSDWHLGQYFFTKSRAAEHVEFLRWLTDKVTEHQVDAIIVAGDVFDTTSPPSYARELYNQFIVGLQPTGCQLVVLGGNHDSVAMLNESRELLTYLNTQVIASVAQQPEQQLIVLNNSQGEPGALVCAIPFIRAKDVLSSQAGQSGSEKQQALLEAISQHYQQIYQLAKEKQQQYAKPLPIIVTGHLTTVGASTSDSVRDIYIGTLDAFPAQAFPPADYIALGHIHRPQKVAKSEYIRYSGSPIPLSFDETGQEKSVVLVEFTAQTAPQITLLTVPQFQPMRLIKGDIEEIKSALEGFRHHQEQKTIWLDIEVDSRLYLNDIQRQIQQIAEQLPVEVILLRRSKALTQQAIQRQEKETLSELTVTEVFERRLVLDDDDDQRTHQQHQRVRQLFHTLVEEMAEQSEHPVDKGAV; from the coding sequence CATGTAGAATTTTTGCGCTGGTTAACTGACAAAGTCACCGAACACCAAGTTGATGCGATTATTGTCGCGGGTGATGTTTTCGATACCACCTCTCCTCCCAGCTATGCCCGTGAATTATATAATCAATTTATTGTAGGATTGCAGCCAACCGGTTGCCAACTGGTGGTATTAGGGGGAAATCATGACTCGGTTGCCATGCTGAATGAATCCAGAGAACTGCTGACCTATCTTAATACTCAGGTGATAGCCAGTGTAGCTCAACAGCCTGAACAACAGCTTATCGTTCTGAATAACTCACAGGGTGAGCCTGGTGCATTGGTGTGCGCTATTCCGTTTATTCGTGCCAAGGATGTTCTGTCCAGCCAAGCGGGTCAGTCAGGGAGCGAAAAACAGCAAGCCTTGTTGGAGGCTATCAGTCAGCACTATCAACAGATATACCAACTGGCAAAGGAAAAGCAGCAACAGTACGCCAAACCTTTACCGATTATTGTTACCGGACACTTAACTACGGTTGGCGCATCCACCTCCGACTCCGTTCGTGATATCTATATCGGTACGCTAGATGCTTTCCCGGCGCAGGCATTTCCCCCTGCCGACTACATTGCTTTAGGCCATATTCACCGACCACAAAAAGTAGCCAAATCAGAATATATTCGCTATTCAGGTTCCCCCATCCCCTTGAGTTTTGATGAAACCGGTCAAGAAAAAAGTGTGGTGCTGGTAGAGTTTACCGCTCAGACAGCGCCGCAGATTACATTACTTACCGTGCCGCAATTTCAGCCAATGCGCTTAATTAAAGGTGATATTGAGGAAATAAAATCTGCGTTGGAAGGTTTTCGACATCATCAGGAACAGAAAACCATCTGGCTAGATATTGAGGTGGATTCCCGTCTTTACCTGAATGATATTCAACGACAAATACAGCAAATAGCCGAGCAATTGCCGGTTGAGGTGATATTACTGCGCCGCAGTAAAGCCCTAACTCAGCAGGCCATTCAACGTCAGGAAAAAGAGACGCTGTCAGAACTTACGGTAACCGAAGTCTTCGAACGCAGGCTGGTGCTCGATGACGACGATGATCAACGTACCCATCAGCAACATCAACGAGTACGTCAGTTATTCCATACATTGGTAGAAGAAATGGCCGAACAATCTGAGCACCCGGTTGATAAAGGAGCCGTCTGA
- a CDS encoding AAA family ATPase, producing MRILSLRLKNINSLKDEWKIDFTQEPFCDNGLFAITGATGAGKTTLLDAICLALYHKTPRLIVTPTQNELMTHHTAESLAEVEFEVQGVGYRAFWSQRRAKDAPDGNLQSPKVELAYIHDGKIITDKIRDKLELTAQITGLDFSRFTKSMMLSQGEFAAFLNADPNERAELLEELTGTEIYGHISEQVFLSHKEAKNQLDTLHTLLGSVQLLSEEQTQVLNQQSQQLQLQEKLQTQQTERLLADKQWLEKREEYQRQESQCQHQFNLAQQNWQQQQPQLEKLQRSEPAEKLRPLHSNLIRLHQERQDNQQEITRITQAEIELKQQLSVALRTREQAEQQHESQLKQHELTRTLINAQVIPLDLQIGNRTSQLTQLESTRTHLILQRQQQQTEHGANLQQQRQLLSRQQALNDYFQHHPHHQYWGENLLLWQQQLSQLTRINNDLQNAQQLADLKQKEIDELNQQLNEVTLSQERHLKQLQQLQQSFDKNDGAFQQLRTQHDLNGLKQQQHNLAQTRDRQQSLTLLFHRYQQVTKQYQVRSTQLNELSVVIKQLDEERLTKRQQYSDKKIHLADLEKRAEQELIILRFEQERALLHPGSPCPLCGSTQHPLVGENTSLNTSDTQQRLTQLKIEFQQLHDAGIELKSKVALHGEQQNQLTKEMNNLSLEQDDINQQWQQHGKGLDVTLSLTEKKQFDDYLESVRQQEQQLQQQINLLEQAEQQWLQEKDLLNKQQNATQEAQQRVTLLAQNLLNKTQQQQQSEQGRLSLQQDYQMQSEQLQTALAHYELMLPPPEQYDSWYSTRKSEWQQWQNHLNDQKVLEQQLITLNTPIAALAARIESLNSQAAENQTQLTACQQELEQLKQQRHQLFGDRQTDATMLQLQQQQHTLELAVTDSRNTWQQLNDRLTALNGQLSTLLSQQQQLEQKTDSAEHQFTAALQQSAFHHQAEFLDALLSPELHLQLSELKEMLSNALHQAQALFNEANKQRQRHVAQRPESLTEESNIPHLSLQLAQLTEESKANGIRQGEIRQQLENDRQNRTNQQSVVERIALHQQQVDDWAYLNNLIGSSDGAKFRKFAQGLTLDHLVYLANQQLNRLHGRYLLQRKESGALELQVVDTWQADNLRDTRTLSGGESFLVSLALALALSDLVSHKTSIDSLFLDEGFGTLDAETLDIALDALDNLNASGKIIGVISHIDAMKERIPVQIRVRKVNGLGISKLDDRFKK from the coding sequence ATGCGTATTCTTAGCCTGCGGCTTAAAAACATTAACTCGCTGAAAGACGAGTGGAAAATCGATTTCACTCAAGAACCCTTTTGCGATAATGGTCTGTTTGCCATTACTGGCGCGACCGGTGCCGGTAAAACCACCCTGTTGGATGCTATTTGCCTAGCGCTTTACCATAAAACACCGCGCCTAATCGTGACGCCAACCCAGAATGAACTGATGACTCACCACACCGCTGAATCGCTGGCTGAAGTTGAGTTTGAAGTTCAGGGGGTTGGCTATCGCGCTTTCTGGAGCCAGCGCCGGGCGAAAGACGCGCCGGATGGCAACCTGCAATCCCCTAAAGTTGAGCTGGCCTATATTCACGATGGCAAAATTATTACCGATAAAATACGCGATAAGCTCGAACTTACGGCCCAGATCACCGGTTTAGACTTTAGCCGTTTCACCAAATCCATGATGCTATCGCAGGGCGAGTTCGCCGCATTCCTTAATGCAGACCCCAATGAGCGTGCAGAACTACTGGAAGAGCTTACCGGTACTGAGATTTATGGTCATATTTCTGAACAAGTTTTCCTGTCCCATAAAGAGGCGAAAAACCAGCTGGATACCCTGCATACCCTATTGGGTAGCGTACAATTGCTGTCCGAAGAACAAACTCAAGTGCTAAACCAACAGTCACAGCAACTGCAATTGCAGGAAAAATTGCAGACTCAGCAAACTGAGCGCCTGCTGGCGGATAAGCAATGGTTGGAAAAACGAGAAGAATACCAGCGCCAAGAATCACAGTGCCAGCACCAGTTCAATCTGGCCCAACAGAATTGGCAACAGCAACAACCTCAACTGGAAAAATTACAGCGTAGCGAACCGGCAGAGAAGCTGCGTCCTCTACATAGCAACCTGATACGTTTGCATCAGGAGCGTCAAGATAACCAGCAGGAAATAACCCGCATCACTCAGGCCGAAATCGAACTCAAGCAGCAGCTATCCGTTGCCTTGAGAACGCGTGAACAGGCGGAACAACAGCACGAATCACAGCTGAAACAGCATGAGTTAACCCGCACCCTGATTAACGCTCAAGTCATACCGCTGGATTTACAGATTGGAAATAGAACCAGCCAATTAACTCAGTTGGAATCAACGCGAACCCATCTCATCCTGCAACGGCAACAACAGCAAACCGAGCATGGAGCCAACCTCCAACAACAACGCCAACTACTCAGCCGTCAGCAGGCCCTGAATGACTATTTTCAACATCATCCACACCATCAATACTGGGGAGAGAACCTTCTCCTGTGGCAACAGCAATTAAGCCAGCTAACCCGCATTAATAACGATTTACAGAACGCACAACAATTAGCAGATCTTAAGCAAAAAGAGATTGATGAACTCAATCAACAGTTAAATGAAGTGACATTGTCACAAGAGCGTCATCTTAAGCAACTACAACAATTACAGCAAAGCTTTGACAAGAATGATGGGGCCTTCCAGCAACTGCGAACTCAGCACGATCTGAATGGGTTAAAACAACAGCAGCATAACCTTGCCCAAACCAGAGATCGGCAGCAGTCGCTCACCCTGCTGTTTCATCGCTATCAGCAGGTCACTAAACAGTATCAGGTACGGTCAACTCAACTAAATGAACTCTCGGTGGTCATTAAACAGCTCGATGAGGAGCGATTAACCAAACGTCAGCAGTATAGTGATAAAAAAATACATCTGGCTGACTTAGAAAAACGGGCTGAACAAGAGCTGATCATTCTCCGATTTGAACAGGAACGCGCCCTGTTACACCCCGGTTCTCCCTGCCCGTTGTGTGGTTCGACTCAGCATCCATTAGTGGGTGAGAATACCTCATTGAATACATCGGATACCCAACAGCGCCTGACCCAATTAAAAATCGAATTCCAGCAGTTACACGATGCCGGTATTGAGTTAAAAAGTAAGGTTGCACTACACGGCGAGCAACAAAACCAGCTCACTAAAGAGATGAATAACCTGAGCCTTGAGCAAGACGATATCAATCAGCAGTGGCAGCAACACGGTAAAGGGCTGGATGTCACGCTCTCCCTTACTGAGAAAAAACAGTTCGATGATTATCTGGAAAGCGTGCGCCAACAAGAGCAACAGTTACAACAACAGATAAACCTACTTGAGCAAGCCGAGCAGCAATGGCTACAAGAAAAAGATCTACTCAATAAACAGCAGAATGCGACTCAGGAAGCCCAACAACGGGTGACACTACTGGCACAAAACCTGTTAAACAAAACTCAGCAACAGCAACAGTCTGAGCAGGGCCGATTGTCACTACAGCAAGATTATCAAATGCAGTCAGAGCAGTTGCAAACTGCCTTGGCCCACTATGAACTGATGCTACCACCACCAGAGCAGTATGACAGTTGGTATAGCACACGTAAAAGTGAATGGCAGCAGTGGCAAAACCACCTCAACGACCAAAAAGTATTGGAACAGCAATTAATCACCCTGAATACCCCGATAGCCGCTCTAGCGGCTCGAATAGAGAGTCTGAATTCACAGGCGGCAGAAAATCAAACTCAACTTACCGCTTGCCAACAGGAGTTAGAGCAGCTCAAGCAGCAGCGTCATCAACTATTCGGCGATCGGCAAACGGATGCGACAATGTTGCAACTTCAGCAACAGCAGCACACTTTAGAACTGGCGGTAACCGACAGCAGAAACACTTGGCAACAGCTTAACGATCGACTAACGGCCCTCAATGGTCAGCTTTCCACCCTGCTATCTCAACAGCAGCAGCTAGAGCAAAAAACCGACAGTGCGGAACACCAATTTACCGCCGCGTTACAGCAAAGTGCTTTCCACCATCAAGCTGAGTTTCTTGACGCCCTGTTATCTCCGGAATTGCACCTCCAGCTCAGTGAACTTAAAGAGATGCTCTCCAACGCGCTGCATCAGGCACAAGCTCTGTTTAATGAAGCCAATAAACAACGACAACGGCATGTGGCCCAGCGGCCAGAATCGCTAACCGAAGAGAGTAATATTCCGCACCTCAGCTTACAGCTCGCTCAATTAACTGAAGAGAGTAAAGCTAACGGTATTCGTCAGGGCGAAATTCGCCAACAGTTAGAAAACGACCGACAAAACCGCACCAATCAGCAGTCAGTGGTGGAGCGTATTGCACTGCATCAACAGCAGGTTGATGATTGGGCCTATCTCAATAATCTGATCGGCTCCAGCGATGGTGCAAAGTTCCGTAAATTTGCTCAGGGCCTCACGCTGGATCATTTAGTCTACTTGGCCAATCAACAGCTAAATCGGCTACATGGCCGTTATCTGCTACAGCGTAAAGAGAGCGGTGCTCTTGAACTACAGGTTGTCGATACCTGGCAGGCAGATAACCTGCGGGATACCCGAACACTATCCGGTGGGGAAAGTTTTCTGGTCAGCTTGGCATTGGCGCTGGCGTTATCCGATTTGGTCAGCCATAAAACCAGCATTGACTCTTTGTTTCTTGATGAGGGTTTCGGCACTTTAGACGCCGAAACGCTGGATATCGCCCTCGACGCACTCGATAACCTAAACGCCAGTGGAAAAATCATTGGGGTTATCAGCCATATCGATGCCATGAAAGAACGAATCCCGGTGCAAATTCGAGTCCGTAAAGTGAATGGATTGGGTATCAGTAAATTGGATGATCGGTTCAAGAAATAG